The genomic window ATATGATCCATCTCCATTTTTCATAGTAATGGTCTTATTCTTTGTAAATTTCCCCTGTTTAGTCTCAAAAAAACTTGGACCCTTAAACAGATTTCAATCTAAAAAAAAGCCAGTTTCCTGTGAACTGTACAGGAATCGACTTTTTTAATTCTTCTTATTAATTTCATACCGCCCTTTAGCATAATAACAATTAGTTCAAGTTTCTACGCTTAGCACAATCACTTATTCCAAAATATGGACCGATTGTGTGGAGTGGCTAAAAACATACGCCAAGGGGAAAGTTAAGGAAAGTACTGTACGTGTCCTGGAAAAGGAAATAAAAATCTTACTGCGATATATAGCAAAAGTAAATATCGACAAGGTTACCCCTAAGAACACCAGAACATTTTAAATGACCTAGACGATAAAGGATACGCCAAGACAACAATTGGAGGAGTACATGTATGTGCCAATATGATTTTTTAATATGCAATAAAAGAAAAAATGAGAAAAGATAATCCTTGCACTGGCGCAGTCATCACGGTTAAAAAACTTAGCGTCGAAGAAATTGAAAACAATACCATTGAAGAAAAATATTTAGAAAAGGAAGAGCTTTTTGAATTCCTTAATGCTGTACGAGAACACGGGCTTAACCATGACTAGTCAGGATGAATCATTTATTGAAAAAACGTCTATCCAAAAAAAAGCTACGCCACATATTTTTCGTCACACTCACATTAGCATGTTAGTTGAAGCTGGTGTTGATATTAATACCATTATGAAAAGAGTTGGTCGTGACGACAAGATTTACACTCACGTCACAGAAAAAATGAAAAAAATGCTTCCCAAAAGATCAAAAATCATTTTGGGAGCATTTAACTTAGCAAATCGCAAGAAATGTGAGTGATTTGTGATTTATTTAATATTAAAGTCAGTTTAAACAGCCTTCAAGCCTTGATATATAAACGTTTATAGGTTGGTGATTACATCATGAAACCAATGCTGCCTACTCTCACCTTTGATGTTCCAGAAGGAGATGATTGGCTGTTTGAAGTGAAATATGACGGTTTTCGGTCGATTTTGGAAGTGGGTGAAACAGTTTCGCTGAAAAGCCGAAACGGAAAAGATCTTCTTCCTCTTTTTCCGGAAATTGAACATTTTTTAAAAAACCATATCGATCATTTAAAACCTTGCTTGCCTTTTACTCTTGACGGCGAGCTTGTATTTCTTGAAAATCCATACAAAGCAAACTTCGCAGCCATCCAAGTACGCGGCCGGATGCGGTCTAAGCAGCGAATTATCCAAAAAGCACGCAAAGCTCCGTGTCGTCTGCTCATTTTTGATGTGTTGACATTAAATGGAAAATCATTAAAAGATCGTGAATATCAGACAAGAAAACAAATTCTTATTGATTTTTTTGAAAAAACAGGACTCCCCCTCGCTCCCGACGAAAAAGATGAAAGGCTTATGCAGTTCATACCGGCAAATAACAACTTTCTAACCATTTGGGAAAACGTTGTCCTTTATGACGGGGAAGGGGTTGTTGCAAAACAATTGAAAAGCCGCTGGGAGGAAGGAAAAAGGACAACAACTTGGCTGAAATATAAGAACTGGAAATATGTTTCTTGTTTTATAACGGCATATGAAAAATCGAACGGCTATTTTTACGCAGCTGTTTATAAGGAAAAAAACATATACCCGATCGGGCAGTTTCTTTTCGGGCTAAAGCCTGATGAAAAGCAATCACTTTTTCAGATCATAAAAGAGAATAAAACCGGTGAAGACAAGCAATTTATTTACGTCGATCCGGCCATTTGCGTTGAAGTGAAGTACCTGGAAATGTATGAGGAGCAAATGAGAGAACCTCATTTTGACCGCTTCCGTTTCGACCTTTTACCGAAAGACTGTACATATGAGAAATTTGTATTACAACAGAAAAATCTCCCTGTCGAAGTAGAAATTACACATCCTGATAAACCTTTATGGGAAACTCCCCCCATTCAAAAGATGGACTATCTTCACTTTTTGAGGGAAATTTCCCCTTATATGCTTCCGTTTTTGAAGGACAGGCTACTTACGGTCATCCGATATCCGCACGGTATTTTTGGCGAAGCTTTTTATCAAAAAAATAGCCCGGATTACGCACCGAATTTTGTTGACACACACGAAGAAGAAGGCATCAAATATATCGTTTGCAACAGCCTTAAAACATTATTATGGCTCGGAAACCAGCTTGCCTTTGAATTCCATATTCCTTTCCAAACGATCTCAAGCAAGGGCCCGGGCGAAATCGTTTTTGATCTGGATCCGCCATCAAAAGATGCGTTCCCTTTAGCGATAAAAGCAGCCAATGATATAAAAGAGGTGCTGGACCATCTGGAACTGATCAGCTTTATTAAAACATCCGGAAACAAAGGGCTGCAAGTGTACATCCCTTTGCCGGATAACCGTTATTCCTATGAGGATACAAAACTGTTTACTTCTTTTATCGCCGAATATCTTGTTTCAAAGGATCCTGATTCGTTTACTACAGAAAGAATGAAAAAAAAGCGAGGGGCCAGGCTGTACGTGGACTATGTCCAGCACGCGGAAGGCAAAATGATCATAGCTCCTTATTCACCCCGCGGCAACTCAAAAGCGACTGTTGCTGCTCCGCTCTTTTGGGAAGAAGTAAATGAGAACCTATCAATGGATACCTTTCAAGTTACCACGATTTTAAAACGATTGAAAGACAGCGGAGATCCGTTTCAATCTTTTTTCAAGGCAAAAGAAAGGCAAAAATTTCAGCCTGTTCTTGATTTCCTGAAACGAAAAGGATAAGGCGAATATTTTTATTAAAAGTCAAGGTAATGCTTTATAACATTATCTATTTAATGTCACAAATGATAAAGGGTAAAAAAGAAGGATAGGTGAGGGTCAAGTCCTAATTATTGTGTAAATTCCCCTTTGATAGACAACATGGACCTGATGACTTGACGTATGGTAGGCAAGTCCGGCAAGTCTCCCTGCCAGTCGCCTTCCCGGACAAACGATCATGTTGTCAAGGAACAGGCGTGTCAAGGAGCTTTCGCGGCATATCCTCGCTTCGCTCCGGTATTCCACGTTCTCCTTGACACAGCGAAGGGGTTACCCTACTCTTTTCATCTCCGAAACTTCCTGATTCACCGATCGAGCTTCTTGCTCTTTCGTTTTCCGCCACTGCCAATATTCGGACATATCTAAGTATTTACGTCCCGACATCCATTTTTCATCGATTTCGATCAACACGGCACCAACGAGGCGATACACCGATTCCCGGTTCGGAAAGATGCGGATGACCCGTTCTCTGCGACGAATTTCTTCGTTCAGCCGTTCCACTCCGTTGGTCGTACGCAGACGCCGCCGATAACGGTCCGGATAGTCCAATACAGCCGTGGCGTCTTCGAATCCCTCTTCAAGGATTTGCATGGCTTTTGGGGCTTTTTCTTCCCATTTGGCCAGCACTTGTTCCAATAACAGCCGGGCCGTTTGCTTGTTTGGGGCATGAAGAATCCCGCGAATCTCCTCCAGCAAGGCATCCTGCATATACTTTGGTGCGGCATCGAGGATATTGCGAATAAAATGTGTCTGGCATCGCTGCCATGTAGCACCTTGGAAATGCTTTTCAATCGCTTGCACCAGCCCGCCGTGCTGATCCGAGATGATCAAGTCCACTCCCCGGAGTCCTCGATCTTTCAGCCATCCGAAGAACTCGCTCCAGCTGGACTCCGATTCACTGTTTCCGATTTGCAGGCCAAGAATTTCCCGGTATCCTTCCTCATTCACTCCTGTGGCGATCAAAACGGCTCTGGAACGTACCCGTCCATCTTCCCGGACTTTCGTATAAATAGCATCTACTAGCACAAACGGATACACATGTTCATGCAGGGAACGGTAATTCCAGTCTTGGATAATCGGATCCAGCCCCTTGCACAGCGAGGAAACCGTGGATTTGGAAAACGAGGTGCCGCACAACTCCTCTGTGATTTGGGTGATTTTTCGGGTAGACACCCCGTTTACCACCATTTCCATGAGTGCCAGTACCAGTGCTTGTTCGCTCCGTTGATACCGTTGGAACAGTTCCGTAGAGAACTCTCCCTCTCTTGTGCGTGGAACGCGCAAGGTCAACCGTCCCACCCGGGTTGTCAGCTGGCGTGGATACGAACCGTTGCGATATCCTTTTCGTTCTTCCGTTCGTTCATAACGGCGAGCCCCCAGCTGTTCTTCTACTTGTGCCTCGAGGATTTGATTGAGGACTTGTTCCAGTAGCTTAGCTAATCCTTCATCTCTGGTGAATAACCCGTGCAGAAGTTCATCATTTAGGGTAATATGATATTGAGCCATGGTTGCATTCCTCCTTATGTTTGGTGTTTGTTTGTCCACTGTTTATTCTACCAAAGGGGAAGCAACATGGCTCTTTTTCTATTTCCCTTTTTACACAATTATATGGACTTAACTTAGGTGAGCAGAATAAAATATATGCTCTATCTATCCTTTTTTGTACTATAAATTTACTACAACAATGAAATTTGTGTGTTTTCGAACTAAAGGACCCGAAATCAAAAATGAAAGTAGAATGACAATAATTGATTTTATTTTCGATCAAACAACCTCTTACTTTAGTTTGTTTTTTTCTACACGAATTAGAAATCGGTCATTACCTTTTGAACAGCCACTTATTAAAAATTCAACATCGCCTTGTGCATTTTCTTTCTCAATTATTTCTTTACAAACATCTCTCTCTATGCCTTTATCGTTTCCAGCAAACTCATCATTTGAATTATCATATGTATATTGAATGACCTTTCCATCAAATTGCAAGTCATGGAATATAGGGTCTCCTTCGTGTGTATAGCCTGTAACTCGTAAAGTGTCCTCTTTTTTATTAGATAGATTAATTAAGAACTGTTTAAACCTCTCTAAATTAACGACTTCATACTGATAAACAACGTCGCCTCTTTTAATCGCTTCCTCGTAGCCATACGCCCCGTTCCTTGAACAACCAATAATGCTAATAACAATCAAAAATAAAATTACAATAAGAAATATTCGTCTCACTTTATTTATCCTCCGACCTTTAACATCTATATTAAATATATACCTTCTTAAACGAACCTGTTTCTTAGTTGAAGAAGAATTAATTGATCTCTTTTGGAAAATGAAAGATTACATATTTTTTAGTCCACATCTCACTTAGAACTGTTATTTCTCCTTGTTCATTTTGAAAAATAAAGCCTGAACCGACTTGTTCCTTAAAAAACCAACCTTTATCTGCCATCAATTTTTTTAGATTTTCATATGCTCTTCCTTGTTTCATTTCTGATATATACCACTGATAACTTTCTTCCTCTGCAATTTTAACGATATTTCCATTCGATTTCTTTACCTTATTTATTACTTCGGATTTTGAAACTGAAGTTATTGGAAGAGGGGGATAATAAACTTTTGTATAAATGAATATAACTCCAAATATGATTAGAACAGTGAAAATCAATTTAAGCCATTTTCTCAACGAGGAAACTCCTTCCAAAATATATAATATAACTTAATTCAACAAATAGTTTTAAATATCCTTGTTATTAAACGAAGCTGCCTGCCTCTTTAGTTGAAGAAAAGTAGGTGATACTTTTTTTCTAAAGGATTGTTGTGGTAGTTAATGAGGTCATTTATAGGTCTTATAAACCAAAAAAGTACACCACTAACTAGTAGTGATGTACTTCATTTTGTTATATTGTCTTTAATTTTACAGAGTAGCCTTATCCTTATAAATATTTGCTCAAATGTTCTTTTACATGGTCGCCTAATTTGTCATATTGTGCTTGTTCTTCCGTAAATTCTTCTTTCTTACCGATGGTGAAAGATTCCGGTTGATTAAGATCAACATGAACGTCCGTTTTGTACACATATGTCGCATTGCCGATCAAATCAATCGTATAGCTTCCGTCCTGTTGATGAACGACGCAGCGGACCTTTCCGCCGTTGTTGTACACTTCAATGGGTTCTTCAACGGAATTGAATCCGTTCAAGCATGTAACAAGGCTCGAAGCAGACATCGCCGTTCCGCATGCGTTTGTGAATCCTACCCCTCGTTCAAACGTACGGACATAAATTTGTCCTTTTTCAAGCGGCATGACGAAACTCACATTCACGCCATCCGGAAATAGTTCATTTGGGCCGTTCACATATTCACTAATTTGTTTTTGCACTTCTGAATGGATTTGATCCTTATCCACGATCGAAACGAGATGCGGATTTGGAACGGCAAGTGCGGAATACACCAATTCGTCTGATAGTGCAGGAATTTTTTCATTCAGCAATGTATCTTGGTCCAAAACAAGCGGCAAATCTTTTAATTGAAAAGAAACCGGAGAAATCTCCACTTGGTAGGTAGGTACATCCGGAAAAATATCTTCTTGCTTTTTTACCGGAAGATCTGCTTTCATTGTATTGATCAATGCTTCGTCTTTCCCGTATAATTCGCATACGTAACGGGCTACACAGCGCAGTCCGTTTCCACACATGGACGCTTCTGACCCGTCCGCGTTAAAAATGCGCATTCTCGCGTCAGCATTGTCTCCTTTTTGGACAAATAAAATTCCATCCGCACCAAGATCCGAATTTCGATCGCACAGGGCAACTGCCAGTTTTGACCGTTCTTCTTCTGTAAAAGAATAGTCATTTGAAATTTCATCTATTAATAAAAAATCGTTTCCTGAACCATGAACCTTTAATATATCTATCTGCAATTTATTAAACCCCCACAATAAAGCCTTATCCTTAGATTGCCATAAACACCAATTTCATTCAATATCCATTTTTTCGAATCGTTCTAAATTTGGCCTCAAATTTCATTCGGTTTAATCTTGCCTTATTTCTATTGTCGCTTTCTGATGGAATGTCCGTTGAATCAAGAATAGATAATATCAACTTTAACTTGGCATCGTCTTGAAGCAAGGTCCACAGCCGTTCAAATACAACCGTTTTGTCAGAACCTGCCTTCTCCATCCAGCTCGAAGGTATGCTTTCAATTATTGAATTTGCTTCTTCCCTTTTAATGGACCGGAGTTTTTGAAAAAATTGATCAGGATTGATCCCCTTTTTGTAAAAAGGATTACGTTTTAACAGCAAAATTGTCTCTTTTCTGCTATAATCTTTTCCTTCCAGCAATCCTCTCAGCATAAGCGATGAACCATAATCTGTCGCATATGTTTTCGTTTCACCATAAAGTAAATTTTGGTTCTTATCATATCGGTCAACGTTTAGTAACAAACAATCATACAAAAAGATTTCTTCTTGTTCCCTTTCGGAAAAAGGAATCTTTCTGTCCGATTGCAAAATAAGTGGAAAGGCGATATTTTCCCCGAAGCTCTTTCTCCATAAATCTTTCCCTTCATCGTCTAATAGCTCGATATTTT from Bacillus methanolicus includes these protein-coding regions:
- a CDS encoding tyrosine-type recombinase/integrase, translating into MNSLMLYENTGLTMTSQDESFIEKTSIQKKATPHIFRHTHISMLVEAGVDINTIMKRVGRDDKIYTHVTEKMKKMLPKRSKIILGAFNLANRKKCE
- a CDS encoding DUF4362 domain-containing protein, coding for MRRIFLIVILFLIVISIIGCSRNGAYGYEEAIKRGDVVYQYEVVNLERFKQFLINLSNKKEDTLRVTGYTHEGDPIFHDLQFDGKVIQYTYDNSNDEFAGNDKGIERDVCKEIIEKENAQGDVEFLISGCSKGNDRFLIRVEKNKLK
- a CDS encoding HipA family kinase; translation: MKIVGVIRSGSSLPVVAEDENGQKWFIKLIGAGDGTFSSINEWVANRLGLLLGLPVLKPETIEINGRENIELLDDEGKDLWRKSFGENIAFPLILQSDRKIPFSEREQEEIFLYDCLLLNVDRYDKNQNLLYGETKTYATDYGSSLMLRGLLEGKDYSRKETILLLKRNPFYKKGINPDQFFQKLRSIKREEANSIIESIPSSWMEKAGSDKTVVFERLWTLLQDDAKLKLILSILDSTDIPSESDNRNKARLNRMKFEAKFRTIRKNGY
- a CDS encoding DNA ligase D, producing the protein MKPMLPTLTFDVPEGDDWLFEVKYDGFRSILEVGETVSLKSRNGKDLLPLFPEIEHFLKNHIDHLKPCLPFTLDGELVFLENPYKANFAAIQVRGRMRSKQRIIQKARKAPCRLLIFDVLTLNGKSLKDREYQTRKQILIDFFEKTGLPLAPDEKDERLMQFIPANNNFLTIWENVVLYDGEGVVAKQLKSRWEEGKRTTTWLKYKNWKYVSCFITAYEKSNGYFYAAVYKEKNIYPIGQFLFGLKPDEKQSLFQIIKENKTGEDKQFIYVDPAICVEVKYLEMYEEQMREPHFDRFRFDLLPKDCTYEKFVLQQKNLPVEVEITHPDKPLWETPPIQKMDYLHFLREISPYMLPFLKDRLLTVIRYPHGIFGEAFYQKNSPDYAPNFVDTHEEEGIKYIVCNSLKTLLWLGNQLAFEFHIPFQTISSKGPGEIVFDLDPPSKDAFPLAIKAANDIKEVLDHLELISFIKTSGNKGLQVYIPLPDNRYSYEDTKLFTSFIAEYLVSKDPDSFTTERMKKKRGARLYVDYVQHAEGKMIIAPYSPRGNSKATVAAPLFWEEVNENLSMDTFQVTTILKRLKDSGDPFQSFFKAKERQKFQPVLDFLKRKG
- the dapF gene encoding diaminopimelate epimerase yields the protein MQIDILKVHGSGNDFLLIDEISNDYSFTEEERSKLAVALCDRNSDLGADGILFVQKGDNADARMRIFNADGSEASMCGNGLRCVARYVCELYGKDEALINTMKADLPVKKQEDIFPDVPTYQVEISPVSFQLKDLPLVLDQDTLLNEKIPALSDELVYSALAVPNPHLVSIVDKDQIHSEVQKQISEYVNGPNELFPDGVNVSFVMPLEKGQIYVRTFERGVGFTNACGTAMSASSLVTCLNGFNSVEEPIEVYNNGGKVRCVVHQQDGSYTIDLIGNATYVYKTDVHVDLNQPESFTIGKKEEFTEEQAQYDKLGDHVKEHLSKYL
- a CDS encoding IS256 family transposase, coding for MAQYHITLNDELLHGLFTRDEGLAKLLEQVLNQILEAQVEEQLGARRYERTEERKGYRNGSYPRQLTTRVGRLTLRVPRTREGEFSTELFQRYQRSEQALVLALMEMVVNGVSTRKITQITEELCGTSFSKSTVSSLCKGLDPIIQDWNYRSLHEHVYPFVLVDAIYTKVREDGRVRSRAVLIATGVNEEGYREILGLQIGNSESESSWSEFFGWLKDRGLRGVDLIISDQHGGLVQAIEKHFQGATWQRCQTHFIRNILDAAPKYMQDALLEEIRGILHAPNKQTARLLLEQVLAKWEEKAPKAMQILEEGFEDATAVLDYPDRYRRRLRTTNGVERLNEEIRRRERVIRIFPNRESVYRLVGAVLIEIDEKWMSGRKYLDMSEYWQWRKTKEQEARSVNQEVSEMKRVG